In Armatimonadota bacterium, the genomic stretch TGCGCCCGGAGGGGTCTGAATCTCACGGGGGCTGGGGAACAGGAGGGGGGAGGTCATGAGAAGCTGCCCTCAGCGCCGCTCCACCCACGCCTCCGCAGGCTTCCAGAAGGGCCAGGCGACCCCCCGCATGTGGTGGGTGTTGTGTACGTGCGGAGCAGCTACGTACACCCGGGGACCCATCCACAGCGGGATCACCGTGCGATCCTCGAGCAGCAACCGGTGGACGGCCTGGGTCCGTGTGGGCTCCGGCTGCAGGGTGGCGATGGACTGCTGGAAGAGGGACTGCAGCTGCGGCGGCCGACGCAGGCTTACGTATCCCTCCGGAGCCTCGATGTAGTAAAAACCGATCATGCTGTTGTAGTTCGCGAAGAACCCATAGAGCTGCACCAGAAACCCCGTCCAGCCCTTGGTCTGGTACTCCCGGTACCGGCCGATCTCCGGGAACTCCGGATCTGCCTGGATGCCGATCTTCGAGAGGTACCGCTGAATGGCCACCACCGCATCCCGTTCCACGAAGGGCGGAGCGATGAGCCGTGTCTGGAAACCATTGGGATACCCGGCCTGGGCGAGCAGCTCCTTTGCGCGGTTCGGATTGTAAGGGGTCGGAGGGAGATCGCGCAGGTAGGCACTGTGTTCCGGGAAGGCGATCTGATTGGTGACCTGCAGGACCCCCGGACCCAGGGCCTGCACGATGGCCTGCCGGTCGATGGCGTACGAGACGGCCTCCCGGACCTCCCGCTTCGCGAGCGGGGAGTTGGCGTTGGCGCTGTCCGGCACCAGCATCACGATGTAGTTGGGAGCACCCACCAGCCGGAAACCCGCGGCCTGCAGCTCCCGGATGACACGGGGGTCCTGGATGCCCGCCACGTCCACCTGCCGGGCCAGGAGGGCTGCCTTGAGGGTCTGGAGGTCGCGGATGAACCGCAGCTCCAGCTCGTCCAGGTACGGTTTACCGCGGTCCCAGTACTGAGGGAACTTCCGGTATCGGACGTAGCTGTCCCGTTCGTACCGGACGAACTGGAACGGCCCGGTCCCCACGGGATGCCACCGTGCGCGCTCCAGCCCCATCCTCGAGATGGCCTGCGGGGAGACCACCATGGCGAAGGTTCCCGCGAGACCCACCAGGATCCGGTTGTCCCACCGCCGGTACACAAGCCGCACTCGATCCGGCTCCAGGACCTCTACCCGGACGAGGTCCGGAAAGCGGCCTGCCTTCTTCTGGTTTTCCAGGGCGAACCGCACCGCCCGGGCGTCGAAGGCGGAGCCGTCGTGAAACCGCACACCCTGGCGGAGCAGCAGGGTGAGCTGCCGACGGTCCGGGGAGAGCTCCCACCGGCGGGCGAGGAGCGGCCTGGGGGTTCCGTCCCGGTCCATCCAGATGAGAGGCTCCAAGGAAGGGATGGCGGGGATGGTGCCGAAGGCCGTGATCTCCCAGGGAACCCCGAACGGTTCTCCCGGGGGTTCGTCTACCACCCGCAGGATCCCCCCGTAGGGTCCGGCCGGGCTGGAGCTGGCCGTCCCGACGAGGGCCAAAATCCCGACGACCGCAACGATCCCCGCTACAGACAGGCTGGGCCTTCTCCGCATCGCCCCCACCCCCTCAGGATGCCCCCCACGGGCTTCTTGGACGATTTTTGTACGCCATTGCCCCTGGGAAATCCTTCCGGCCGCGGAGCCCTATCCGCCACAATGGGAACGGTATCCAGGGAGGTTAGAGGAGGTGTGGGGTGAAGTATCGGCGGTTGGGCACCACGGGGCTGAAGGTTTCGGTAGTGGGTCTGGGCGGGAACAACTTCGGACGGGTGTGTGACGCGGAGCAGACCGTCCGGGTGGTCCATAAGGCCCTGGAGTGCGGGATCAACTTCTTCGACACCGCGGACAGCTACGGAGGCGGGCAGTCGGAGGAGTTCCTGGGGCAGGCTCTTCGGGGACATCGGGAGGGGGTGGTGATCGCCACCAAGGTGGGATGGGAGCTGGGCCCGAGACCCAACGAGCGGGGAGCCTCCCGTGCCCGGATCCTGGCGGGCATCGAGCGCAGCCTCCGGCGCCTGCAGACCGACTATGTAGACCTCTATCAGATTCACCGGTGGGACCCAGAGACGCCCCTGGAGGAGACCCTGGAGGCGCTGAACGACCTCGTGCGCCAGGGAAAGGTACGGTACATCGGGTGCTCCAACTTCGCCGCTTGGCAACTGGTCTGGTCCCTGTGGCTCGCGGACCGCCGGGGCTTTGCGCGATTCGCCACGGTGCAGCCGGAGTACAGCCTCCTGGACCGAGCTGTCGAACGGGAGCTGTTGCCCGCGTGTGCTTCCCTGGGAGTGGGCGTGATCCCGTACTTCCCCCTGGCCGGAGGGCTGCTCACGGGCAAGTACCGGGAAGATGAACCCCCACCTCCGGGGAGCCGGTTCGCGCGACTGGAGCACATGCGGAACCGGTTCGCCACTCCACGGAACTTCACCATCGTGCGACGGCTGGAGGAATGGGCCCGGGAACACGGATACGGACTGGCACAGCTCGCCATCGCGTGGCTGCTCCACCGGCCCGCGGTGTGCACGGTGATCGCAGGCGCCACGCGGCCAGAACAGGTGGTGGAGAACGCCCGGGCTGCGGAGGTGCAGCTGAGCCCGGAGGACGTGGAGGAATTGGCCGCTTTGGCTCCCCTGGAAGGCGCGTAGTGCGGGGCGTTCGGTTCCATAACGGTCGGATCTACACCCTGAACCGCGCGGACACCGTGGCGCAGGCTCTGGCCTGCTGGCAGGGCCGAATCGTGGCCGTGGGGACGGATGGAGAGGTTCGGGATCGATTCCCGGAGTTCGCGGAGGTGGACCTGGGGGGGCTTGTGGTCCTCCCCGCCTTCACGGACGCGCACCTGCACCTAGTCGCCCTCGGTCTTTCCCGCCGCTGGGTGAACCTGGAAGGGGTGGGCTCCCTCCGGGACGCGGTTCTGCGGGTGGCGGAGGCGGTGCGTCGGGCCACTCCGGGCAGCTGGATCCTGGGACGCGGGTGGGAGCCGAGCGGGTGGCCCGAAGGACGGCTGCCCAGCCGGGCAGACCTCGACGCGGTTTCCCCAGAGAACCCGGTAGTGCTGTGGAGCCGGGATGGGCACCTCCTCTGGTGCAACTCCCTAGCCCTCATCCGGGCGGGCCTGGGGCCTGGGACGCCGGATCCACCCGGCGGAACCATCGACCGGGAAGGAGAAGACCCCACCGGGGTGCTCCGGGAGGCGGCCACGGCCCTCGTGGCCCGGGCGGTTCCGCCGCCTCCGGAGGGGGAGGTGGAATCCGCAATTCTGGAGGCGGTGCGCGACCTCCATCGGTACGGGATCACGGGGGTACACGAGATGGTAGGCCCGGCCGAAGATCGCTCCGTGCTTGCGGTTCTGCAGCGTCTACACCAGGCGGGGAGCCTGCGGCTCCGGGTGGTGGTCGCGATCCCCGCACACCGCCTGGAGGAAGCCCGGCGGCTCGGGCTGCGTTCGGGCCTGGGGGACGAGTGGCTGCGGGTGGGCTTTGTGAAGATCTTCGCGGACGGCACCCTGCGTTCGCGGACCGCGGCCATGCTGGAACCCTACGAGGGGCAGCCCCAGAACGTAGGGATTGCCGCGTACGAGCCGGAAGAGCTGCGAGATCTCGTGGCCCGGGCCGCGCGGGCGGGGTGGCCCTGCGCGGTGCACGCCATTGGCGACCGCGCGGTCCGCTGGGTCCTCGACGCCTTCGAGGCTGCGCAGGAGGTGAGCCGCCGTTGCGGGCTTCGCCATCGGGTGGAGCACGCCCAGCTGGTGCACCCGCTAGATCTGCCGCGGTTCGGGCGGCTCCGGCTGGTGGCCTCCATGCAGCCCTCCCACTGCGCGAGCGATGAGGCGCTCGCGCGGCAACACTGGGGTGCCCGCTCCCGGTGCGCCTATGCATGGCGGTCCCTGCTCCGGAGCGGGGCCGTGCTCGCCTTCGGGAGCGATGCGCCCGTGGAGGCCCCGGATGTGCTGCGGAGTCTGTACGTGGCGGTTTTCCGCCGCCACCCGGAGGATCGGAGGGAGCTTCCAGGCCCGGAGGAAGCCCTCTCCGTCTGGGAGGCCCTTCGGGCCTATACCCTGGGTCCTGCGTACGCCGCGGGGGAGGAGTACCTCAAGGGAAGTCTGGAGGTGGGAAAGGTGTGCGATCTCGTGGCGCTGGATCAGGACATCCTGCAAAGGCCTGAAGCGCTCCCGCAGACGCGGGTGCGGATGACGGTCCTCGGGGGAGAGGTGGTCTTCTCCGAGTAGATCCGAGGAGGACTCCTTCCAACCTGAGCAGCGCCCGCTTCCGGTGCACTCCCCATCCATATCCGCCTAGCCCCCCGTCGCTACGGATCACCCGGTGGCAGGGGACGAGGACGGCCACAGGATTGGCGGCGCATGCCTGGCCCACGGCCCGGACCGCCCTGGGGTGCCCGATGGCCCGGGCCACCTCCGCGTAGGATCGAACCTCGCCCCGGGGAATGCTCCGCAGGGCTCGCCACACGGTCCGCTGGAACGGGGTTCCCCAAAAGTCTACGAGCAGATCCAGCACCGTCGAGGTACCGGCGAGGTAGGCCTGCAGGGAGGAGACGAACACCCGCAGCTCTGGATCCGCCTCCCCCCGCTCGGCCTGAGGGCTCATCCGGCGGATGAGACGCTCCAATGCGGCCTTCTCCCCCCACATGACCGCACACACCCCCCGCACGGTGGCGGCCACCAGCATCCTTCCCAGGGGGGAGGGGGCCACCGCGTAGACGACCCTCATCCCCTAGATTCCCTCCTCTTCCTCTTCCTCCAGGTCTCCTGGTCCCCACTCCTCTTCCGGGAACTCCTCGAGGCCTTCCGAGACCTCCTGGGTTTGGAAGCCGCACTCCGTGCACTCGTAGACGTACGCGGAACTGACCTCGTCCGAGACCACCAGCTCCATCTCCGCACCGCACACGGGGCATGGACGGGTGAGGGGCAGGGCCATGAGGGGCTCACTGGAGGTAGGAGCGGCGCGGAGGCATTTCGTCGTCCAGGGAGCGGAGCCCCTCGGGTTCCACCCGGTGCCCGCAGATGGGGCACTCATACCAGGAGGCCTCCCGGGCCCGAGGCTCGAACCGGAGCTCCATCACGGTTTCGCAGTATGGGCAGCAGAGCCGCTGTTCCCGCATCCCCCTTGCCCCCCTTCCGGTGGGTGCGGTGAACTTTCTTTGCCGCGAGGGAAATTCCTCCTCGGCCCGCGAAAAAAGGACGGCTTCCCTGCCCCCTCCCGGGGCCCGGAGGGCTTAGGATCCCGTCACGCCCGCGTGCCGCAGGATGCCGAACCGCTCCGCCCGACGGACCACCGCCTCCCAATCGAGGTTGCGGAAGAAGGCGTCGATGTAAGCGCCCTTGTTGGTGCCGAAGTCGATGAAGTAGGCGTGCTCGAAGACGTCCAAGGCCACCAGCGGCGTGCAGTTCCACACGGGGTATGTGTTCTGTTCGTCGCCGATATAGTTGAAGAGTCGCCCCACGTCCCAATCGTAGGCGAGCC encodes the following:
- a CDS encoding ABC transporter substrate-binding protein; protein product: MRRRPSLSVAGIVAVVGILALVGTASSSPAGPYGGILRVVDEPPGEPFGVPWEITAFGTIPAIPSLEPLIWMDRDGTPRPLLARRWELSPDRRQLTLLLRQGVRFHDGSAFDARAVRFALENQKKAGRFPDLVRVEVLEPDRVRLVYRRWDNRILVGLAGTFAMVVSPQAISRMGLERARWHPVGTGPFQFVRYERDSYVRYRKFPQYWDRGKPYLDELELRFIRDLQTLKAALLARQVDVAGIQDPRVIRELQAAGFRLVGAPNYIVMLVPDSANANSPLAKREVREAVSYAIDRQAIVQALGPGVLQVTNQIAFPEHSAYLRDLPPTPYNPNRAKELLAQAGYPNGFQTRLIAPPFVERDAVVAIQRYLSKIGIQADPEFPEIGRYREYQTKGWTGFLVQLYGFFANYNSMIGFYYIEAPEGYVSLRRPPQLQSLFQQSIATLQPEPTRTQAVHRLLLEDRTVIPLWMGPRVYVAAPHVHNTHHMRGVAWPFWKPAEAWVERR
- a CDS encoding aldo/keto reductase, whose protein sequence is MKYRRLGTTGLKVSVVGLGGNNFGRVCDAEQTVRVVHKALECGINFFDTADSYGGGQSEEFLGQALRGHREGVVIATKVGWELGPRPNERGASRARILAGIERSLRRLQTDYVDLYQIHRWDPETPLEETLEALNDLVRQGKVRYIGCSNFAAWQLVWSLWLADRRGFARFATVQPEYSLLDRAVERELLPACASLGVGVIPYFPLAGGLLTGKYREDEPPPPGSRFARLEHMRNRFATPRNFTIVRRLEEWAREHGYGLAQLAIAWLLHRPAVCTVIAGATRPEQVVENARAAEVQLSPEDVEELAALAPLEGA
- a CDS encoding amidohydrolase; translation: MRGVRFHNGRIYTLNRADTVAQALACWQGRIVAVGTDGEVRDRFPEFAEVDLGGLVVLPAFTDAHLHLVALGLSRRWVNLEGVGSLRDAVLRVAEAVRRATPGSWILGRGWEPSGWPEGRLPSRADLDAVSPENPVVLWSRDGHLLWCNSLALIRAGLGPGTPDPPGGTIDREGEDPTGVLREAATALVARAVPPPPEGEVESAILEAVRDLHRYGITGVHEMVGPAEDRSVLAVLQRLHQAGSLRLRVVVAIPAHRLEEARRLGLRSGLGDEWLRVGFVKIFADGTLRSRTAAMLEPYEGQPQNVGIAAYEPEELRDLVARAARAGWPCAVHAIGDRAVRWVLDAFEAAQEVSRRCGLRHRVEHAQLVHPLDLPRFGRLRLVASMQPSHCASDEALARQHWGARSRCAYAWRSLLRSGAVLAFGSDAPVEAPDVLRSLYVAVFRRHPEDRRELPGPEEALSVWEALRAYTLGPAYAAGEEYLKGSLEVGKVCDLVALDQDILQRPEALPQTRVRMTVLGGEVVFSE